The stretch of DNA GTGCGGGATATCCGTAACCACCTAGGACCAAGATAGCATTGGCTTGAACGCGTGCATCTTTATGATCTAAAAGTTGAACCAAAGATTTAGTCATTGTTGGTGGAGCTTGTTCTTTTGAAATCACTCGTCCCACAAGGCTTACAAGCGCTGAAAGGGATCGTGTCCCTAAAAGATTCTCACCTTCAGAGTGGATAAAGTGTTCTAGGGCTAGATCAATTTCTTTAATGACCGCGTCACTTGTTTTGTGAAAGTGGAATGGTTTTAGGGCCGCAAGAATTTCTTCAACTTCTGAATCGCGCTTGGTCACGGCCATAAGACGAGCTTTTTTTAGTACAAAAAGAAGATGGCTGTCGCTACGGAAATAAGACAGGCGATCCCATTGCTTTGATTCATAAGCCCATTCGATCGAGTTAAAATCGCGCGAGCGGCAGATCATAGATTCTTCTTTAAAACCTTTAAGCTGATTCATTTTACGATCAAAGATAAAAGCTAAGCCGTCGACATTTGCGGAAGCCTCACTAAAGAACGCCATGACCTGGTGACTTTTATCATCAATCAGCGATAGCAGTCTCACCGATTCAATCAGCGGCAAGCCGCTTAATGCGTGTCCTTCATCAAGGGCGGTAAACCGCATCGTTCCGCGAGCAAAAGAGGCTTTTAGCTTAAAGTAATGACCTGCTTCCGGAGGCAAAGAATCTTCAATGATTTTTGCCTCTGCAAAAAGATCCCGAATACACGCGGCGGCCAGAGCTTCGCTTGAAAGGCCGTTAGCCATATCATCTTTAAAATGAAAAACGATTTCGTCACCCACGAATTGATAAATCAAACCATCATAGCGTTCGATCACATCGCGAGCTTTGGCGAAATACTTATTTAAAATTTCAATGAGATATTTATCAGATTTTTCTAAAAAGATCTGAGTATACCCATTTAGATCAACCCGGCACATCGTCGCTTGAAAAGTGTATGGAGGCTTGTTCCCACTTTTAAGCTCATGGCGCAATGCGGGCCCTACCGTTTCGCCGTAGGTTTCACTAAGTTCGGCCAAACGAACACGTTCGCCTTCAAAGCCTTTAGAGGCGTTGATCAGTGCGTGTGCCTCCGCGGAAGTGGCCTTGATGTTTTGGATTTCTTCGCGGGTGGTGCTAGTGGAGAGTGCTTTGGAGAGGCTGATGATGTCTTTAAGAAGCATGAAAACGATCAGTGCCACAATGGAGGTGACAATGGCGATATCTTGGACATACATCCATTTCATTAAGAGTGCTTGGTTCCAAATTAACTTGGAGCGATTTTGGAAGACACCTACAGTTAATTTAACGTCTAAGATATTAATAGTGCGAAAAGCTAAGTCTTCATTTTCAAGAATACGACCGTATTCCTGATAGTCCACATTAATGCCGTCCAGATTATTAAAATTATTGTACCAAGCCAGAACTCCTGATGGGCTTTGCACTATATAGAAATCGATAAAATTAACAGCTCGCGCTTTTTCTAAGTTAGATTTAAGGGCATCATAGCTTTCAGACACCATTAGCGGTGCCAATGATTCCTGTACGTAAGTCATCGACCGTTGTCGGTCTGAAATAATCATGTCTGCGACATCTTTGGCGGTTTTATAGAACACCAAGCCGGTGACGACCACGTAAGATATCCAGAATGCCAGCACGATTAGAATAACGACGGGTTTTTTACTTTTTGTTTTGGCGAACAAATCGTACCTCGTCGTCTAAGAATCTAACTTCACCCCTTCTCGCGCCATAGGAATTCCCTCTTGTATCAATGATCGTGATACTGTGAGTTTCAAGCTGGCGTATAAATCCAGGATCTTTGAGTCGTTGTTTGGTTTCTTGATATTCACGTTGAGAGATAAATGATACATACTCGTCCTGTGAACCTGTCTGAGAGGTGCCGCCACCGTTGCCACGATTTACGTTAGCTGGCTGTCTTTGGGTGTTTTGATTGCTAGCGCCAAGAGATACCTGCTGGTTGCTCCCCACTGGATTAACTTGTGCGGCGCCAGAGTCAGGCCGTTGAGAATTAAGGCCCGCTGCTTGAGGTATATTACCAGAAGTTTCTGCGGCTGAAGGCAGACTTCTAGACTCAGAGGCAGGTAGGCGGCTATTTTGAACTTGTGAAGAAGAAGCATCAGCACGTGTCGCCACCGCAGGTTTCTGTGAATCCAAAGTGATGCTTTCAACGACAGTTTCATCGGCACCGATTTTATTTCTCGAAATCAAACCACCTGTAGAACCAGTTTTGGCAACTGCGCTTGTCGTTCCTGTCGCTTGCGCGGTCGAAGCAATTTCACGAATCTGATTTTTGGCCTGTGCCAATGAGGCAGCTGCCTGCGTATTCATCGCACCGGCAATATTATTTGCCGTCGCTAAGATTCCGCTGCTTTGAGATGTGGATTTGGAATACGCATTCGAAATGCCAGTCTCGGTTTTTTGATGGTTTGTATAAATAGTTTCAGATAAAGCCTCGCTTGATGGAATCTTTGTCTGAGCGACAGTCATGGATTTTGGAATGTTGGCCGAAGTATCAGAACTGGCGTTGACAGCGCTCTTGTATACCTCAGAGGTTTGATTTGAAGTAACTTTCGTCTCGGTACCCTTTTTATTATTTGAAGCTGTTTGGGTTGACTTTACGTCAGGAATGGCTATTTTTGCATCTTCCTTTTTTGAATTTTCGGCTTGTGCTTGTTTGGCAATTGAAACACTAGCCGGAGTGGTACCCGTGCTAGCTTCCGATAGATTTGCGAGCGACTCCCCCGCAATGCCTTTATTTAGGTTTTCGCAATTTGTAGTAATCTGCTTAACGCTAGCCTCGGAAAAAAGGCCAACTTTGTGCAGCATCTCATGTTCAATTTTATCAGAACTAACACCGTAGTTTTTGACTGTGTCTGCAACGGTGACATTGATCTTTCCGCCTTCAACAGTGGAAATACCCGGCTGCTTTCCTCGTCTCTCGTCGACACTTTCGCACGTAATTAGCGGCTTTGTTTTTTCTGTGTCCTTCAGAAGCTTAGCTCTCTCCAGCGTGTAAGCCGTTTTAAGGACCTCTAGAGACAAGTCGTTCTCTTTCCCAGCAGGGAAAGTATTTCTAAATTTAGGCTCAGCAAGGCATTTTGAAATTTTGTCTTGTCCCTTTAGGAATTTTGTTAAGGACGAGCCAAGTAAATTATATCCAGAACCCAGAGTTTTTTTGCAGGATTCGTCAATAAGCGAGATGGCGATTGAGTTAGTAAAAAGGTTTTCGAAGCCGTCGTAAGAAGCTAGCTCTTTTTTTAATGGCTCGGACGACGTGGGACATTTATCATCGGGAGAAAAATGCATTAGAAATTTGCTTCGGGTTTGAGAAAACTCTAGGGATAAATTTGAACCTTCTTTAACATACAATATCTCAACGACATCTTTTTCATAAATTTTTCTAATAAAGAGTTGGGACACATCGGCCTTATCGAATTTTACGTCGACCATCAGCTCATCTTTTTTAACGCGCCAAAAATCTATTTTGCCGTCAAGATCTACGTCGAATCTCTGGTCCTCATATCCGTCTGAATACAAAACAAATTTTCCGGGTTTCTGCTCGGGGTTTAGGACTGCTAAGCCAAATTGATCAACAGCGGGATGCCCGGCCCCGAATGCGTTTTGTAAAAATATGACTAAGGAGATGGCTACTTTCACCTAATTCTTTTCGGAAGTTATCAGTAAAATTGAATACATATCTATAAATTGCTGGACGTTTGCCCAGGGGAAAAACTTGTTGTTTCTCTTTATGAGACAATGAAAGAAAATTTTTATATGAACATTAGAAATATAGCACTTATAGGGCTATTACTTACTCTGAGTAATCCGGTTTTAGCCAAGGACATAATACTTAAGAGATACATTCCTGCTAAAAAAGCCTCAATAGAAGTTAAGGCTGTAAGCTTTAAAGGATTTAGAATATCCAAAAATTGCGGTGGTAAAGAGCCCATGACTTGCATGGCGTGGAAATCCACCAGCATTAAAATTCAAAATAGAACGTCTGCCTCGGTTCCCCTGGTGGGTCATCCCGCCGCTAGAAACTGTCAAGATTTGCAAGGGGTGAGTTTAATTTTTCTGGATGATAAAAAAAATGAAGTCGATTATTGCGTTTTCAGAGACGAGTCATTTATAAATTCGTGGGATCTATATCATGCAACTAATAAAAATTAGTCTTTTTTGCCTGATCGCCCAGTTTGCATGGGGCCAACAAAAAGGTGAATATGGTTTGAACCCTGTTCAGGTTGGTGAAAGTGTCGGCGAATTCGAGATATCGGACATGCCAAGAGTTCGCAGCCAAGACAGCTTGGGAATTTGTTATTCGTTTGCCGCAGCAACCTTACTTGACCGGCAGACATGCGTGGATAACCCAGATAAGATAAAGAAGTGCTCTGAAATGCCCGACAATTTTCGCGTGTCTCCTATCGATATGGCCCGCTTTGCGAGTATGCCCGAAGAGGGAAAATCTCGAGATGTAAGAGATAATTATTCGGGCATTAGCGAGTCCGGAAAGCTAGATCTTACCCTAATAAATGCACTTGAAGCGGGTTCTATTGCTAGCGAAGCATGTGCTCCATTCTATCAAATTGTTGCGAATAATCCTGATCCCGTGAAAAGGGAGGAAATCGAAAGGAATTTTTGGCAAAGATTAAGACATTTATACGAGAAATCCAAGGCCAAGCCGGGATGTTCAGATTGTGAAATTGAAACCGCTACTGCTATCGACAATTTTAGAAAAGATTTTGCGTTGAAATCCACGAATGAGGAAATTCTTCGAGCTTTTGGCCAAGATACCTTTGCTAAGTTTCTAGATAAAGCGTTAATTCCAGAAGACTGTAATTTTGCGGGATTGGCGGAAACCAATCCAAAGTATAAGGTTAAAATATATCCGCCCGCAGACTTGCCAAGGAAACCCGGTAAACAATACGACGATAGTTATGAGAAATTGATTGGTCAGATAAAAACTATTCTGAAAGAAAAAAAAGTGCCGATGGGACTTAATTTTTGTGCTCAACAAGGACCATTGACCTTTAAAAGTTTAAAGGAATGTTCGCCCAAACCGGATGAAACATCTTCTGTGACCGGCTTTGGCCACAGCTTAGTCATTAGCGGCTATCGCAAAATCTGTAAGACTAAAAACCCAGAAAACTGCTATGAGGCCTTGAAAGTCGAAAATTCGTGGGGCCAGCAGTGGCAGGACGACAATAATAAAGGCTGGGTTGACGCCAAAGAGCTCTTGAAAAGAAGTTTCTTTGCCAAGGCTTCCCTCACATGGCTCGAAAAAAGAGCACAGTAAAGATCGCTAATACTCAAACCAATCAATATTCAAACAATAAGAAACCTCAGGCGTCTCTGTTAACGATGCATTAATCCGTTTAATCTCCTCCAAAAGCTCTCCACGCAAGCGAACCGCGGCGTCGTGGGAGATCGCCATGGGGCAAGTATAGTGCAAATGTGTATCGCGGTAATAATCCATGCGATGGATGGCGCGTTGGCGCCAGTTTTGGTGGTGGCGCAAGATAAGTGGATGATTGGCATCGATGTGCGAATAACCGCGGCGATAATGAAGGCCTTCGTCGTCTTTGCGTAAGAAGTCGATATCTAATAAAAACTGAACAACGGTTTCGATTTTTTCTTCGGATAAATTTAACTTAGCCGCGATGTCTTTGATGGATTTGCCGTTTGCTGTGGGAACTAAATTGCGAACGCCAGTGTAAACCCAACTGCTGTAATAGGTGGCTTTTTGTTCTTCGGTCAGATGCGCGCGCGTGCTGACCTTCGCAGAAACTTGTTCAGCCTCTTTACGCATCTTGCGGATTTTTGCGCCGATGCGGTTTTTTAACTTCACCGTGCCGGCGCGGCCTAAATCTACAAGTAAGAAAAAATAGTCGGTTTCTTTTTCAGTAAAACCCACGTGCAAGGCCACTTCATAAGCTTGTTCTTGGGAAAGCTGCTTCACCTCGGACAATACTTGGGTCAAAAACGAGGTGCTCATCCCCGTCGCCTGAAGCAGCTCTTTACGGATTTTAGGGGAGTTGTCTTCCCGGGCCAGATAGGTCTTTAAATAGGCTCTATAGTCGTCGTATTCGAATATATTCATTCCCAGGCTCCATTTAAGCATTCCCGTAAACATCAGATCGTCTAAATTTTAGTCAGGTTTAGGGCCGAAATCCATCTCTATTGTGGGGAGGTCCGGGAGTGTCCGTTTACCGTCCGTAAAAAAAACGGCCGAATTTTAAACCCCAAGTAAGTCGAGAAAAAAACGCCGCGAAGTTATTTTTGTTTCACGAAATGGAGTGCAAAATGAACTTCGAAACTACACAAAAGCTGACTGAAGAGACTATGAAACTAGTTAAGCAAGCGGCTCACGATATCCGCTCGCCACTTTCAGTTTTAAGCTTGATCGCGTGCTCTGATAAAGTAGAGATGTGTGAAGAGTCAAGAGAGCTTGTTCGCACGGCCATCAAAAGAATTAACGATATCGCCGCCGAACTTTTGGCAGCTCAAGCAAATAACAACAACAAACAAGAAGTAAAAATTTCAGATAAAAAAGTATCAGTGAAGTCCTTGGTGGACGCGATCGTTTTAGAAAAACAAGTATTAGCCGCGGCCAAAAATGTTGAATTCAAAGTCGTATATAAAGGAGCAAAAAACGTAAACCTGCCAGACTTAGGCGGAAAATTTGAAAGAGCTCTTTCAAACCTTTTAGATAACGCGCTGGAGGCAATTGTAAATAAGGCCGGCAAGATCGTGATTTCGATCACCGAAAAAATGGGAAAGATTTTTTTAAGAATCACCGACAACGGCAAAGGCATTCCACAAGCGATCCTGGCATGTATCGGTACTGAAGGATTTAGCTATGGTAAGCAAAAGAAAATCAGCGGATTTGGTTTAGGTGTGTTTCAAGCCAAATCAGTTGCGGAATCTATCGGCGGCGCTTTAAAGCTTCACAGCCTAGAAGGCCGCGGCACCACAGTTCTTATGGAATTGCCATCGGTTGTGTAGAGCGGTCTTGCGTCATTATGTGGAGCATGTGTATTGCGGCAGAACTTCCGTACTAATGTCGGGGCAAAGGCTTTTAGGACTCCTCTCTGGAACATTTCTTATAGAAAATAATCAGATGGATCGTTTTACGTCGTTATTTTCACTTCTCGTTTCAATTCTATTTTTAAGCGCTTGCGTGCATCCAGTAAAACCTATCCCTCGTGATATTGCTTCGCTGAACGAAGCTGGTAAAGTGGCTGGAATTTGGGTTTTACAAGGGACATCTTCTACCCGTGGTCCTTATAACGGTGAACTTGAGTTGCGTCCGTCACATGACGGAACTTTTGATGTTGTCCGTATTGTTACTTATATCAATTATTTTTACGACGGACTTCGCGTTCAAGAAGTATGGACAGGAAAAGCCGTTCCAGACACCGACACATTGACGTTGTCGTATGATCTTCGTCAAGGCGAATACATAACTAAACTGGGGGAAACTTCTAAATCAACTAGAGATTTACAAACCCCCCTGACCGTCGCGATGCGATTTTTACCGACACCCGCAGGACTGGCTGCGCAGTTTTCCGATATGAAGGTTTCAGAATACTCAGAGTGGTTAACGACCAGTAGACCTTTAGAAGCACAACCATTGTGGAGAGGAGAAAACCAGACAATAAGTGCGCAAGGAAAAACTATTCCAGCCACAGAACGAAAAAAAATTCGTGAGGCGCAAAAGATTCTTAACTTTACAAAAGACTCGTTTATTCAAAATTATAAAAGCAGACCCCAATTTAAAAATGAATTACCGGAGATTTTTGTCGAAGGTGTTGATCAGGGATTTTACCGCAGCAATAAAGATATTATCAGACTGGTAAATAAAATAACGGATGATGCTACGATCATGGAAGCGGTCTTAAGACAAAATGCCTACAT from Bdellovibrio bacteriovorus encodes:
- a CDS encoding DUF333 domain-containing protein, with product MKENFYMNIRNIALIGLLLTLSNPVLAKDIILKRYIPAKKASIEVKAVSFKGFRISKNCGGKEPMTCMAWKSTSIKIQNRTSASVPLVGHPAARNCQDLQGVSLIFLDDKKNEVDYCVFRDESFINSWDLYHATNKN
- a CDS encoding TIGR02147 family protein, whose protein sequence is MNIFEYDDYRAYLKTYLAREDNSPKIRKELLQATGMSTSFLTQVLSEVKQLSQEQAYEVALHVGFTEKETDYFFLLVDLGRAGTVKLKNRIGAKIRKMRKEAEQVSAKVSTRAHLTEEQKATYYSSWVYTGVRNLVPTANGKSIKDIAAKLNLSEEKIETVVQFLLDIDFLRKDDEGLHYRRGYSHIDANHPLILRHHQNWRQRAIHRMDYYRDTHLHYTCPMAISHDAAVRLRGELLEEIKRINASLTETPEVSYCLNIDWFEY
- a CDS encoding sensor histidine kinase, coding for MNFETTQKLTEETMKLVKQAAHDIRSPLSVLSLIACSDKVEMCEESRELVRTAIKRINDIAAELLAAQANNNNKQEVKISDKKVSVKSLVDAIVLEKQVLAAAKNVEFKVVYKGAKNVNLPDLGGKFERALSNLLDNALEAIVNKAGKIVISITEKMGKIFLRITDNGKGIPQAILACIGTEGFSYGKQKKISGFGLGVFQAKSVAESIGGALKLHSLEGRGTTVLMELPSVV